A window from Dehalococcoidia bacterium encodes these proteins:
- a CDS encoding GatB/YqeY domain-containing protein, whose amino-acid sequence MALKAKLAEDLKDAMRASDSLRRDVLRGLLTAISNTEIARVNVKDASAGREDLTDEQTIDVVQKQAKQRRESIEEFTKAGRQDLVDRETAELQILSSYLPEQLSRDEIAEEVRKVIAETGASGAGDKNKVMPAAIARMKGRADGRAINEVVSELLG is encoded by the coding sequence GTGGCACTGAAGGCCAAGCTGGCTGAGGACTTGAAGGACGCGATGCGCGCCTCCGACTCGCTGCGTCGCGACGTGCTGCGAGGGTTGCTGACGGCGATCAGCAACACGGAGATCGCTCGCGTCAACGTGAAGGACGCTTCGGCCGGCCGCGAAGACCTCACCGACGAGCAGACGATCGACGTCGTCCAGAAGCAGGCGAAGCAGCGGCGGGAGAGCATCGAGGAGTTCACGAAGGCGGGGCGGCAGGACCTGGTCGACCGCGAGACCGCCGAACTGCAGATCCTGTCGTCGTACCTCCCGGAGCAACTGAGCCGTGACGAGATCGCCGAGGAAGTACGCAAGGTGATCGCCGAGACGGGGGCGAGCGGCGCCGGGGACAAGAACAAGGTGATGCCGGCGGCGATCGCGCGCATGAAGGGCCGGGCGGACGGGCGGGCGATTAATGAGGTGGTGTCGGAGTTGTTGGGGTGA
- a CDS encoding MFS transporter, with translation MATTTTTIEPVAAPPRFLGIPMPEALSVLAEPDYRTVWTGQAISMIGTWMQMVAQGLLVLELWDSELALGTMNFANALPSLIIMLFGGVLADRGDKRKILLVTQVFMGMLAAIVGVLILTDAVEFWMILVATVCLGIAFGYDMPAYQALMPELVPPERISHVVALNSSTFHGSRMIGPAIAGGVIGGFGLAAAYFINAASFIAVVLSLMIIRYRSKPRPAGPQMSSIEGLKAGFRHARGRPNLMVLLALTALNTTFIFPTMAVLAPAYVKNVLDEGSGALGLMFAMSGLGSLFGALILVWWPTQARKERIWMGAIAAPIALTIMAISRDPVVSIITAGFLSLAFSMQLGVVQQMIQESTPRDYRGRVMSLHGITFNGTMPVAALGSSVLAVAIGLPAVMAVSAALYLALAFFMLRIPSGGIGEVVKASQSEFEIVAASGG, from the coding sequence ATGGCGACCACGACCACGACGATCGAGCCCGTAGCGGCGCCGCCGCGCTTCCTCGGTATCCCCATGCCGGAGGCGCTGTCCGTGCTCGCCGAACCCGACTATCGCACCGTCTGGACCGGCCAGGCGATCTCCATGATCGGCACCTGGATGCAGATGGTCGCCCAGGGGCTGCTGGTCCTCGAACTGTGGGACTCCGAACTCGCGCTCGGCACGATGAACTTCGCGAACGCGCTCCCCAGCCTCATCATCATGCTCTTCGGCGGCGTGCTCGCCGACCGTGGCGACAAGCGGAAGATCCTGCTCGTTACCCAGGTGTTCATGGGCATGCTCGCGGCGATCGTCGGCGTGCTCATCCTCACCGACGCGGTCGAGTTCTGGATGATCCTCGTCGCGACGGTTTGCCTCGGCATCGCCTTCGGCTACGACATGCCCGCCTACCAGGCGCTGATGCCCGAACTCGTGCCGCCCGAGCGGATCAGCCACGTCGTCGCGCTCAACTCGTCGACGTTCCACGGCTCGCGCATGATCGGGCCTGCGATCGCGGGCGGCGTCATCGGCGGCTTCGGCCTAGCCGCGGCGTACTTCATCAACGCCGCGAGCTTCATCGCCGTAGTGTTGAGCCTGATGATCATCCGCTATCGCTCGAAGCCGCGCCCCGCTGGTCCGCAGATGTCGTCGATTGAAGGACTGAAGGCGGGCTTCCGTCACGCGCGCGGCCGCCCGAATCTCATGGTGCTGCTCGCGCTGACCGCGCTCAACACGACATTCATCTTTCCGACGATGGCCGTGCTCGCCCCCGCCTACGTGAAGAACGTGCTCGATGAGGGTTCCGGCGCCCTCGGATTGATGTTCGCGATGTCGGGGCTTGGTTCACTGTTCGGCGCCCTGATCCTCGTCTGGTGGCCGACGCAGGCGCGCAAGGAGCGCATCTGGATGGGCGCGATCGCGGCGCCGATCGCGCTGACGATCATGGCGATCTCGCGCGACCCGGTGGTCTCGATCATCACCGCGGGGTTCCTGTCGCTCGCGTTCTCCATGCAGCTCGGCGTCGTGCAGCAGATGATCCAGGAGTCGACGCCCCGCGACTATCGCGGCCGCGTCATGTCGCTGCACGGCATCACGTTCAACGGCACGATGCCCGTCGCGGCGCTGGGTTCATCCGTGCTCGCCGTCGCGATCGGCCTGCCTGCCGTAATGGCGGTGAGCGCCGCACTCTATCTTGCGCTGGCGTTCTTCATGCTGCGCATTCCGTCGGGCGGCATCGGCGAAGTCGTGAAGGCATCGCAATCCGAGTTCGAGATCGTCGCCGCGTCCGGCGGCTAG
- a CDS encoding class I SAM-dependent methyltransferase codes for MNKVHLEYCSSEEWAAALRKWIVPMALENVDLGDDTLEVGPGPGRTTDLLREMTPKLTAVEIDKDLADALSARMANTNVKVVNADATSLPFPDGRFSGAVSFIMLHHVPTPADQDRLLAEVARVLKKGGTFAGCDSLDGEGFRQMHVGDICVPIPPDGFAERLKNAGFSDVTVDPNPYVLNFRAVR; via the coding sequence ATGAACAAGGTGCACCTGGAGTACTGTTCGAGCGAGGAGTGGGCGGCGGCCCTGCGCAAGTGGATCGTCCCCATGGCGCTGGAAAACGTCGATCTCGGTGACGACACGCTTGAAGTCGGTCCCGGGCCGGGCCGCACGACGGATTTGCTCCGCGAGATGACACCGAAGCTCACCGCCGTCGAGATCGACAAGGACCTCGCCGATGCGCTCTCCGCGCGCATGGCAAACACCAACGTCAAGGTCGTGAACGCCGATGCGACGTCGCTGCCGTTTCCGGACGGTCGCTTCAGCGGCGCGGTGTCATTCATCATGCTCCACCACGTGCCGACGCCGGCCGATCAGGACAGGTTGCTGGCGGAGGTGGCCCGCGTGCTCAAGAAAGGCGGCACGTTCGCCGGCTGCGACAGCCTGGACGGGGAAGGCTTCCGCCAGATGCACGTGGGAGACATCTGCGTGCCGATCCCGCCGGATGGGTTTGCCGAGCGCCTCAAGAACGCCGGCTTCTCGGACGTCACCGTCGACCCCAACCCGTATGTGCTGAACTTCCGCGCGGTGCGCTGA
- the moaC gene encoding cyclic pyranopterin monophosphate synthase MoaC: MTATEPDDEAFGKLSHIDAHGRARMVDLSDKADTKREATASGRIAMRRATLALIQSGGVPKGDVLAVAQIAGVMAAKRTHDLIPMCHPLALTGIDVTLTPNETRSSIEIEATVRTTGKTGVEMEALTAVTVAALTVYDMCKAVDRAMKIEQVRLRRKSGGKSGDITLP, translated from the coding sequence GTGACAGCCACCGAACCCGACGACGAAGCATTCGGCAAGCTCAGCCACATCGACGCGCACGGCCGCGCCCGCATGGTCGACCTCTCCGACAAAGCTGACACAAAGCGCGAAGCAACCGCATCCGGCCGCATCGCCATGCGGCGTGCGACGCTGGCGCTCATCCAGTCGGGCGGCGTCCCCAAAGGCGACGTGCTCGCCGTCGCGCAGATCGCCGGCGTCATGGCCGCCAAGCGCACGCATGACCTGATCCCCATGTGCCACCCGCTCGCCCTCACCGGCATCGACGTCACGCTGACGCCGAACGAAACCCGATCGTCGATCGAGATCGAAGCGACGGTGCGCACGACCGGCAAGACCGGCGTCGAGATGGAAGCGCTGACGGCGGTGACGGTCGCCGCGCTGACGGTCTACGACATGTGCAAGGCCGTCGACCGCGCGATGAAGATCGAGCAGGTGCGCCTGCGACGCAAGTCCGGCGGCAAGTCCGGCGACATCACGCTGCCGTAG
- a CDS encoding DinB family protein, with product MNTIKSYCTICEADRDVPSLLLDGMAQAPDIIARALAAHPSPASDGWSPREVIAHLADSEIGFGWRIRRILTEDDPLIASYDEQAWSQSFFYGERDITVALDAFRATRGSNVEILRRMADATLSRPYRQSDVHRTLGDLLHHRADHDLQHLRQITSG from the coding sequence ATGAACACGATCAAGAGCTACTGCACGATCTGCGAGGCCGATCGCGACGTCCCGTCGCTGCTGCTCGATGGCATGGCGCAAGCACCAGACATCATTGCGCGTGCGCTCGCCGCGCACCCATCGCCGGCATCCGACGGCTGGTCGCCCCGCGAAGTGATCGCGCACCTCGCCGACTCCGAGATCGGCTTCGGATGGCGCATCCGCCGCATACTTACGGAGGACGACCCGCTCATCGCGTCCTACGACGAGCAGGCGTGGTCGCAGAGCTTCTTCTACGGTGAGCGCGACATCACCGTGGCGCTCGACGCGTTTCGCGCGACCCGCGGGTCTAACGTCGAAATCTTGCGGCGGATGGCCGATGCGACGTTGTCGCGGCCCTATCGCCAGAGCGATGTCCATCGCACGCTCGGCGACCTGCTGCACCATCGCGCCGACCACGATCTCCAGCATCTGCGACAGATCACATCGGGTTAG
- a CDS encoding PH domain-containing protein — protein MTTEPDPTDPDASEPDATVPPAPVGVTETVPFPLQANEDVIMVCRRHWIFLWPHTVWLALWGVVPVTVIALVLSWTDAYDGIVAQIFWMAAAVWLLYWAARIFLNWYRYRHDIWVITNQRIVDSKKNHPFHHKLSTADLVNVQDMTVERSGLLQTTLNYGDIICQTASTSAGDFVLSGIPRPQEVQLLVDKERDRERTRGR, from the coding sequence ATGACGACCGAACCCGACCCCACCGATCCCGACGCGAGCGAACCCGACGCGACCGTTCCGCCGGCGCCTGTCGGAGTCACTGAGACCGTCCCGTTCCCGCTGCAGGCGAACGAGGACGTCATCATGGTCTGCCGCCGGCACTGGATCTTTCTGTGGCCGCACACGGTCTGGCTCGCGCTCTGGGGCGTCGTGCCGGTGACCGTGATCGCGCTCGTCCTGTCGTGGACCGACGCCTACGATGGCATCGTCGCGCAGATCTTCTGGATGGCCGCCGCGGTCTGGCTCCTCTACTGGGCCGCGCGCATTTTCCTCAATTGGTACAGGTACCGCCACGACATCTGGGTGATCACGAACCAGCGCATCGTCGATTCGAAGAAGAATCACCCGTTCCACCACAAGCTTTCGACCGCCGACCTCGTCAACGTCCAGGACATGACCGTCGAGCGCAGCGGCCTCCTGCAGACGACGCTGAACTACGGCGACATCATCTGCCAGACCGCATCGACCAGCGCAGGCGACTTCGTCCTCTCCGGCATCCCGCGCCCGCAGGAAGTCCAGCTCCTCGTCGACAAGGAGCGTGACCGCGAACGCACCCGCGGCCGCTAA
- the recG gene encoding ATP-dependent DNA helicase RecG — protein sequence MARTPTEDRLRKVLELERSKRYADRAVTSGLDAFLRNITTHEASQLSSDVYARVQVLPVHGYRSLTPARRKDWLDATLALLRAQANGNGVTRTSQAAPAPAAKKTAPRKPPQPKLTPGPLAKRFAPGELEGLGVEAPIYALKRVSFPLAVKFDKLGVGTVRDLLLLFPRRHVDYGEPVKVSELEPGREQTVRVHVWGANERQMGFRMRSTEAQVGDSSGMVKCVWFNQPWIAKQLPVNAEIVVSGRVSVRDGRPEFDNPEWELWSNDLMHTGRLVPIYPLTQGLQNRTVRRVMREALDAYIDKLPDPLPEDMRGRLDLTGIAPAVSQMHYPTDRAALERARRRLAFEELLPIQLTMLLRRRLFQKSAPAEPMPLSAGAERAFKESLPFTLTGAQERVLFDVLNDARKPLPMSRLVQGDVGSGKTVIAAAALVAAIENGRQAVMMAPTEILAEQHFRTLKDLFNANGLDKNVATAHPSFLSLPVRIALLTGSVAAKERQRLYAELERGEIDIACGTHALIQGDVRFNDLGIAVVDEQHRFGVMQRAALREKGSQNAHTPHMLVMTATPIPRTLALTLYGDLDISVVDELPPGRQRIKTTWLTPNERADAEAFVRDQVEQGRQAFVICPLVEESETLDVKAASAEYERLRRDVFPDLRVELVHGRMSGKQKDAVMRRFRVREADILVSTAVIEVGIDIPNATVMLIEGADRFGLAQLHQFRGRVGRGADQSYCLLLSEEPSEEAQRRLQLMEQTSDGFRLAEADMEMRGPGQFFGTKQSGLPGLRVARLSDVKLIELTRAEAERMLDADPGLKLEGHASLNRAVARLIDSIVDEEH from the coding sequence CTGGCCCGCACCCCGACCGAAGATCGCCTCCGCAAAGTCCTCGAGCTCGAACGCTCGAAGCGCTACGCCGACCGCGCCGTCACCTCCGGCCTCGATGCGTTTCTCCGCAACATCACCACCCACGAGGCGTCCCAACTCAGCAGCGACGTCTACGCGCGCGTGCAGGTGCTGCCGGTTCACGGCTATCGCTCGCTGACGCCAGCGCGCAGAAAAGACTGGCTCGATGCGACGCTCGCCCTGCTGCGGGCGCAGGCGAACGGAAACGGCGTCACTCGCACGTCACAAGCGGCGCCTGCCCCTGCCGCGAAGAAGACGGCACCCCGCAAGCCGCCGCAGCCGAAGCTCACGCCGGGGCCGCTGGCGAAACGCTTCGCGCCCGGCGAACTCGAAGGTCTCGGCGTTGAAGCGCCGATCTACGCGCTCAAGCGCGTGTCGTTTCCGCTCGCCGTGAAGTTCGACAAGCTCGGCGTGGGCACCGTGCGCGACCTGCTGCTGCTCTTCCCGCGCCGCCACGTCGACTACGGCGAACCGGTGAAGGTGTCGGAACTCGAGCCCGGCCGCGAACAGACCGTCCGCGTGCACGTGTGGGGCGCCAACGAGCGTCAGATGGGCTTCCGCATGCGCTCGACCGAAGCGCAGGTCGGCGACTCGTCCGGCATGGTGAAATGCGTCTGGTTCAACCAGCCGTGGATCGCGAAGCAACTGCCGGTCAACGCCGAGATCGTCGTCTCCGGCCGCGTCTCCGTGCGCGATGGCCGTCCCGAGTTCGACAACCCGGAGTGGGAGCTGTGGAGCAACGACCTCATGCACACCGGCCGCCTGGTGCCGATTTATCCGCTGACGCAGGGGCTGCAGAACCGCACCGTCCGTCGCGTCATGCGCGAGGCGCTCGACGCATACATCGACAAGCTCCCTGATCCGCTGCCAGAAGACATGCGCGGGCGCCTCGACCTTACCGGCATCGCGCCCGCCGTCTCGCAGATGCACTACCCGACGGACCGCGCAGCGCTCGAGCGTGCCCGCCGCCGCCTCGCGTTCGAAGAGCTGCTGCCCATCCAGCTCACTATGCTGCTGCGCCGGCGCCTGTTCCAGAAGTCCGCGCCCGCCGAGCCGATGCCGCTGTCTGCGGGCGCCGAGCGCGCGTTCAAGGAGAGCCTGCCCTTCACGCTCACCGGCGCCCAGGAACGCGTCCTCTTCGACGTGCTGAACGACGCCCGCAAGCCGCTTCCGATGAGCCGCCTCGTGCAGGGCGATGTCGGCAGCGGCAAGACCGTCATCGCCGCCGCTGCGCTCGTCGCCGCCATCGAAAACGGTCGCCAGGCCGTCATGATGGCGCCGACGGAGATCCTCGCAGAGCAGCACTTTCGCACGCTCAAGGATCTGTTCAACGCCAACGGCCTCGACAAGAACGTCGCGACGGCGCACCCGTCGTTTCTGTCCCTCCCCGTGCGCATCGCGCTGCTCACCGGCAGCGTCGCGGCGAAGGAGCGACAACGCCTCTACGCCGAGCTCGAGCGCGGCGAGATCGACATCGCATGCGGCACGCACGCGCTGATCCAGGGCGACGTGCGCTTCAACGATCTCGGCATCGCGGTTGTCGATGAGCAGCACAGGTTCGGCGTCATGCAACGCGCCGCCCTGCGCGAAAAAGGCTCGCAGAACGCCCACACGCCGCACATGCTCGTCATGACCGCGACGCCGATCCCGCGCACGCTCGCGCTCACGCTCTACGGCGACCTCGATATCTCCGTCGTCGACGAGTTGCCGCCGGGACGGCAGCGCATCAAGACGACGTGGCTGACGCCGAACGAGCGCGCCGACGCCGAGGCATTCGTCCGCGACCAGGTCGAACAGGGCCGCCAGGCGTTCGTCATCTGCCCCCTCGTCGAAGAGTCGGAGACGCTCGACGTGAAGGCGGCGAGCGCCGAGTACGAGCGCCTGCGCCGCGATGTCTTCCCGGACCTGCGCGTCGAACTGGTGCACGGGCGCATGTCCGGCAAGCAGAAAGACGCCGTCATGCGACGCTTCCGCGTCCGCGAAGCCGACATCCTCGTGTCCACCGCGGTCATCGAAGTCGGCATCGACATCCCGAACGCCACCGTCATGCTGATCGAAGGCGCGGACCGCTTCGGACTCGCGCAACTACACCAGTTCCGCGGCCGCGTCGGACGCGGCGCCGATCAGAGTTACTGCCTGCTCCTCAGCGAAGAGCCCAGCGAAGAGGCGCAGCGCCGCCTGCAACTCATGGAGCAGACCAGCGACGGCTTCCGCCTCGCCGAGGCCGACATGGAGATGCGCGGCCCGGGCCAGTTCTTCGGCACCAAGCAGTCAGGCCTGCCCGGCCTGCGCGTCGCCCGCCTGAGCGATGTGAAGCTCATCGAACTCACGCGCGCCGAAGCGGAGCGCATGCTCGACGCCGACCCCGGCCTCAAGCTCGAAGGGCACGCATCACTCAACCGCGCCGTCGCCCGCCTGATCGACTCGATCGTGGATGAGGAGCACTGA
- a CDS encoding phosphotransferase family protein produces the protein MSDDTLEGIDEPRVSAWLAEHVPDATPPFRYALITGGRSNLTYEAKDAAGNRYVVRRPPLGHLLATAHDVAREYRIVAALAGTRVPVPPPVAVCEDASVNGAPFAVTRFVEGVVLDSPEKAPALDDATKRSLAYHLIDVLADLHAVDIVEVGLADLSRQDGYIERQLRRWSKQWAGSRTRDLPVIDEVERRLSADVPVQRGVSIVHGDYRFGNCTAAVEEQRIAAVLDWELCTLGDAMADLGHLSVYWHDPARPLPLTNDPTSAGGFPPFDELLERYAARTGRDVAALGYYRAFAAWRLAIIAEGVASRHREHHPEDVTALEASRAAVQRLAESALASLSR, from the coding sequence ATGAGCGACGACACGCTTGAAGGGATCGATGAACCGCGCGTGAGCGCGTGGCTGGCGGAGCACGTGCCCGACGCGACGCCGCCGTTTCGCTACGCGCTGATCACGGGCGGCCGCTCGAACCTGACGTACGAGGCGAAAGACGCCGCCGGCAACCGATACGTCGTGCGGCGGCCGCCGCTGGGACATCTGCTCGCGACGGCGCATGACGTCGCGCGCGAGTACCGGATCGTGGCGGCGCTCGCCGGGACGCGCGTGCCGGTACCGCCGCCTGTCGCCGTGTGCGAGGACGCATCGGTGAATGGCGCGCCGTTTGCGGTGACGCGCTTCGTCGAAGGGGTCGTGCTCGATTCGCCGGAGAAGGCTCCGGCGCTGGACGATGCTACGAAACGCAGCCTCGCGTATCACCTGATCGACGTGCTTGCCGACTTGCACGCGGTCGACATCGTCGAGGTCGGACTCGCGGACCTCTCGCGTCAGGACGGGTATATCGAGCGGCAACTGCGCCGCTGGTCGAAGCAGTGGGCGGGCTCACGGACGCGCGACCTGCCCGTCATCGATGAGGTCGAGCGGCGGCTGTCGGCGGACGTGCCCGTCCAGCGCGGCGTCTCGATCGTGCACGGCGATTACCGCTTCGGCAATTGCACCGCCGCCGTCGAGGAGCAGCGGATCGCGGCGGTGCTCGACTGGGAGCTGTGTACACTCGGCGATGCCATGGCAGACCTGGGGCACCTGAGCGTGTACTGGCATGATCCGGCGCGCCCCCTGCCGCTAACCAACGACCCGACATCGGCCGGGGGATTTCCGCCGTTCGACGAGTTGCTGGAACGGTACGCCGCGCGGACGGGGCGCGACGTCGCAGCGCTCGGGTACTACCGGGCGTTCGCGGCGTGGCGGCTGGCCATCATCGCGGAGGGTGTGGCATCGCGGCACCGCGAGCATCACCCGGAGGACGTGACAGCGCTGGAGGCGTCGCGCGCGGCGGTCCAGCGACTCGCGGAGTCGGCGTTGGCGTCGCTCAGCCGTTAG
- a CDS encoding class I SAM-dependent methyltransferase, with product MPTRAEREPRDWVEWHRAYDDPNSRLSRRLRIVQAHLRRALDERAGAVRIVSMCAGEGRDVISVLAGHSRRDDVRALLVELDPRLAENAKTAARAAGLDGVEVRCADAALTDSYAGAVPADIVVACGVFGNISDADIQQTVDQLPGLCVPGATVIWTRGGTAEHDIAPDICRWFEARGFERIAFDSSPDEDHFRVGVHRLAGPTKPLQRGERLFTFVRLPLAAAASEAAASQETSDAVDGSGS from the coding sequence ATGCCGACGCGCGCGGAGCGCGAGCCACGCGACTGGGTGGAGTGGCACCGCGCGTACGATGATCCAAACTCGCGATTGTCGCGCCGGCTGCGGATCGTGCAGGCGCATCTGCGGCGAGCGCTGGACGAGCGGGCGGGCGCGGTCCGCATCGTCAGCATGTGTGCGGGCGAGGGGCGCGACGTCATCAGCGTGCTCGCCGGGCATTCGCGGCGTGATGACGTGCGAGCGCTGCTCGTCGAACTGGATCCACGGCTCGCCGAGAACGCGAAAACAGCGGCGCGCGCGGCCGGTCTCGACGGCGTCGAGGTCAGGTGCGCTGACGCGGCGCTCACCGACAGCTACGCGGGTGCGGTACCGGCGGACATCGTCGTGGCGTGCGGCGTCTTCGGCAACATCAGCGACGCGGACATCCAGCAGACCGTCGATCAGCTTCCTGGACTCTGCGTGCCGGGCGCGACGGTGATCTGGACGCGCGGCGGCACGGCGGAGCACGACATCGCGCCGGACATCTGCCGCTGGTTCGAGGCGCGCGGCTTCGAGCGGATCGCGTTCGACTCGTCGCCGGATGAGGACCACTTTCGCGTCGGTGTGCATCGGCTGGCGGGCCCGACGAAGCCATTGCAACGCGGCGAGCGGCTGTTCACGTTCGTCAGGCTTCCGCTCGCAGCCGCCGCGAGCGAAGCTGCTGCATCGCAAGAGACAAGCGACGCTGTCGATGGTTCCGGCTCATAA
- a CDS encoding universal stress protein → MTDAPAGDQLMFKRMLVPIDGSHASASVVPYAADLAKRLGCRVDLLLVEPPAGASMPHPEHHRPVRENGRAATIVTGTATTIEVRQANERYVQRHVEEFEALGVEASGKVVCGDPAEEILNAALALRSDVVAMATRKLSNFQRRDTGSIAEEVLWRSKLPVMLVAHG, encoded by the coding sequence GTGACCGATGCACCTGCAGGAGACCAGCTCATGTTCAAGCGCATGCTCGTCCCGATCGATGGCAGCCACGCTTCTGCGTCCGTCGTGCCGTATGCGGCGGACCTGGCGAAGCGCCTCGGCTGCCGCGTCGACCTGCTGCTCGTCGAACCGCCGGCGGGCGCATCGATGCCGCACCCCGAGCACCACCGCCCCGTGCGCGAGAATGGCCGCGCCGCCACCATCGTCACCGGCACCGCGACGACCATCGAAGTGCGGCAGGCGAACGAGCGTTACGTCCAGCGCCACGTCGAAGAGTTCGAAGCGCTCGGCGTCGAGGCGTCGGGCAAGGTCGTCTGCGGCGACCCCGCCGAGGAGATCCTCAACGCCGCCCTCGCACTGCGCTCCGATGTCGTCGCCATGGCGACGCGTAAGCTCAGCAATTTCCAACGTCGCGACACCGGCAGCATCGCCGAAGAAGTCCTCTGGCGCTCGAAGCTCCCGGTGATGCTCGTCGCGCACGGTTAA
- a CDS encoding SDR family NAD(P)-dependent oxidoreductase, with the protein MKELRGKNAIVTGASRGLGVYIAKTLAQHGVNLALVARSADKLEDTRRICEATGVRVIAIAADVTSLEDQRRLVATAEREFGAVDILVNNAGIELVSAFKDLSIEQIDDVIRTNLSAPIWLTKLVLPSMLSRKSGAIVQVSSLAGKAPVPYDSIYATTKAGLINFAESIRGELEGTGVTSSVVCPGFVADAGMWADRAAAGAKRPLALGTVAPQKVANAVVKAIKGHPELIVAALPMRPLLAAAELLPRLRVSVPRRLGLTKTMRQEAETLSVGEDLRQAARKRAEPDALPVEPAD; encoded by the coding sequence ATGAAAGAGCTTCGAGGCAAGAACGCCATCGTCACTGGCGCCTCGCGCGGACTCGGCGTCTACATCGCGAAGACGCTCGCCCAGCACGGCGTCAACCTCGCGCTCGTCGCGCGCTCCGCCGATAAGCTCGAAGACACGCGCCGCATCTGCGAAGCGACCGGCGTGCGCGTCATCGCGATCGCCGCCGATGTCACGTCGCTCGAAGATCAGCGCCGTCTCGTCGCGACGGCCGAGCGCGAGTTCGGCGCCGTCGACATCCTCGTGAACAACGCCGGCATCGAACTCGTCTCGGCGTTCAAAGATCTCTCGATCGAACAGATCGACGATGTCATCCGGACGAATCTCAGCGCGCCGATCTGGCTGACGAAGCTCGTGCTGCCATCGATGTTGTCGCGCAAGAGCGGCGCCATCGTCCAGGTGTCATCGCTCGCCGGCAAGGCGCCGGTGCCCTACGACTCCATCTACGCGACGACCAAGGCCGGTCTGATCAACTTTGCCGAATCGATCCGCGGCGAACTCGAAGGCACCGGCGTCACGTCGTCGGTGGTCTGTCCCGGCTTCGTCGCTGATGCCGGCATGTGGGCGGACCGCGCGGCCGCCGGCGCCAAACGTCCATTGGCACTCGGCACGGTGGCGCCGCAAAAGGTCGCGAACGCCGTCGTCAAGGCGATCAAAGGCCACCCAGAACTGATCGTCGCGGCGCTCCCGATGCGCCCGTTGCTCGCCGCCGCCGAACTGCTGCCGCGGCTCCGGGTCAGCGTGCCGCGGCGCCTCGGCCTCACGAAGACCATGCGCCAGGAGGCCGAAACCTTGAGCGTGGGCGAGGACCTCCGCCAGGCGGCCCGCAAGCGCGCCGAACCTGACGCCCTTCCCGTCGAACCTGCCGATTAG
- a CDS encoding SDR family NAD(P)-dependent oxidoreductase — MKDLRGKNAIVTGASRGLGVYIAKALAERGVNLALVARSADKLEDTRRICEASGVRVITIAADVTSVEDQHRLVATAEREFGSTDILINNAGIEIVCAFNDLKPGQIEDIIRTNLISAIRLTKLVLPSMLSRKSGAIVQVASMAGKSPIPYNTIYATTKAGLVNFAGSLHSELDGTGVVSSVVCPGFVADAGMWADHAAMGATLPRTLGTVSPQKVAAGVIKAIAGHPEVIVASGPMRPLLALGDLMPGLRFTVIRRLGVGKVFKVEADRVAAAMKGDAPRTAAESERAEATSDR; from the coding sequence ATGAAGGATCTCCGGGGCAAGAACGCGATCGTCACCGGCGCGTCGCGCGGGCTCGGCGTCTACATCGCGAAAGCGCTCGCCGAGCGCGGCGTCAACCTCGCGCTCGTCGCACGCTCCGCCGACAAGCTCGAAGACACACGCCGGATCTGCGAAGCGAGTGGCGTGCGCGTGATCACGATCGCCGCCGATGTCACCTCCGTCGAAGACCAGCACCGCCTCGTCGCGACGGCGGAACGCGAGTTCGGCTCGACCGACATCCTCATCAACAATGCCGGGATCGAAATCGTGTGTGCGTTCAATGACCTGAAGCCGGGGCAGATCGAGGACATCATCCGCACGAACCTCATTTCTGCGATCCGGCTCACGAAGCTCGTGCTGCCGTCCATGTTGTCGCGCAAGAGTGGCGCCATCGTGCAGGTCGCCTCGATGGCCGGCAAGTCGCCGATTCCCTACAACACGATCTACGCGACGACGAAGGCGGGGCTCGTGAACTTCGCCGGGTCGCTGCACTCCGAGCTCGACGGCACCGGCGTCGTGTCGAGCGTCGTCTGCCCCGGCTTCGTCGCCGATGCCGGCATGTGGGCCGACCACGCGGCGATGGGCGCGACGCTTCCGCGCACGCTCGGCACCGTGTCGCCGCAGAAGGTCGCCGCCGGCGTCATCAAGGCGATCGCCGGCCACCCGGAGGTCATCGTCGCGTCAGGGCCAATGCGGCCGCTGCTGGCGCTCGGGGACCTCATGCCCGGGCTCCGGTTCACCGTGATCCGCCGCCTCGGCGTCGGGAAGGTGTTCAAAGTGGAAGCCGACCGGGTCGCCGCGGCAATGAAGGGCGACGCGCCGAGGACGGCAGCGGAGTCCGAGCGCGCCGAAGCCACGTCGGACCGATAG